In Drosophila subpulchrella strain 33 F10 #4 breed RU33 chromosome 3R, RU_Dsub_v1.1 Primary Assembly, whole genome shotgun sequence, the following are encoded in one genomic region:
- the LOC119551506 gene encoding uncharacterized protein LOC119551506, producing the protein MSNKECLIFQLIAILFLVAEITSKFEFTNVKCTSLDKEFGDFEHCYLKSVNRSYKYVSVKYKLLKSPVTKIKVNMAMFKRFNGYRPFMYNITVDACRFLKNRKSSPVINFWFNVIENYSNFNHYCPYNHDLLLEKLPVETVNFQVTDVLPFPEGDYLIETNWIAYDIKRAVLKFYGTIS; encoded by the exons ATGTCAAACAAAGAGTGCTTAATTTTTCAGCTAATTGCCATTCTATTTTTAGTCGCTGAG ATAACTTCTAAATTCGAATTCACCAACGTGAAGTGTACAAGCTTGGATAAGGAATTTGGGGATTTCGAACATTGTTACCTGAAGTCGGTAAATCGAAGCTATAAATATGTTTCAGTCAAGTACAAGCTGCTTAAGTCGCCAGTGACTAAAATAAAG GTGAATATGGCCATGTTCAAACGATTCAATGGCTACAGACCATTTATGTACAATATCACTGTGGATGCCTGCAGATTCCTTAAAAACCGAAAATCGAGTCCCGTTATCAACTTTTGGTTTAACGTTATTGAAAACTACTCGAATTTTAATCACTATTGTCCGTATAAT catGATCTATTACTAGAGAAGCTTCCAGTCGAAactgtgaactttcaagtcaCAGATGTGCTGCCCTTTCCCGAGGGAGATTATCTTATCGAGACCAATTGGATTGCCTATGATATAAAAAGGGCTGTGCTCAAGTTTTACGGCACTATTTCTTAA
- the LOC119558128 gene encoding uncharacterized protein LOC119558128: MGARQSQSREPRSVSMENPTPAGVIDISDDVVKRLKAGISQQAREHAAAAEDSKPAPKATPKAAAKAATSSPATAPAPKAPSYPSAVPIYVQGGGHTISAADVQRQMNQELVKNDELWKERMAKLEENLKKTNTILEKEYANAVDNVHKRFVSTASSHKVPPCQDLKSQLLACYRSHPGETLKCMEEVAQFRQCIDLHRVQKLDAEPEASKAATKATVPAKAA; this comes from the exons ATGGGAGCCCGACAGTCTCAATCCCGCGAACCCCGGTCCGTTTCGATGGAAAACCCAACTCCTGCCGGCGTTATTGATATATCCGACGATGTGGTCAAGCGGTTGAAGGCGGGAATATCCCAGCAGG CTCGTGAGCACGCCGCCGCTGCGGAGGATTCGAAGCCAGCGCCCAAGGCAACACCGAAGGCTGCTGCCAAGGCAGCCACATCCTCGCCAGCTACTGCTCCTGCCCCCAAAGCGCCCTCATACCCCTCTGCGGTGCCCATTTACGTCCAGGGAGGCGGACACACCATCAGTGCTGCCGACGTGCAGCGCCAGATGAACCAGGAGCTGGTCAAGAACGACGAGCTGTGGAAGGAACGCATGGCGAAGCTGGAGGAGAACCTCAAGAAGACCAACACCATCCTGGAGAAGGAGTACGCCAACGCGGTGGACAACGTGCACAAGCGGTTCGTGAGCACCGCGTCGTCGCACAAAGTGCCTCCCTGCCAGGACCTGAAGTCCCAGCTGCTCGCCTGCTACCGCTCTCATCCCGGAGAGACCCTGAAATGCATGGAGGAGGTGGCCCAGTTCCGGCAGTGCATCGACCTGCATCGCGTCCAGAAACTGGATGCAGAACCCGAGGCTTCGAAA
- the LOC119550934 gene encoding discs overgrown protein kinase, whose protein sequence is MELRVGNKYRLGRKIGSGSFGDIYLGTTINTGEEVAIKLECIRTKHPQLHIESKFYKTMQGGIGIPRIIWCGSEGDYNVMVMELLGPSLEDLFNFCSRRFSLKTVLLLADQMISRIDYIHSRDFIHRDIKPDNFLMGLGKKGNLVYIIDFGLAKKFRDARSLKHIPYRENKNLTGTARYASINTHLGIEQSRRDDLESLGYVLMYFNLGALPWQGLKAANKRQKYERISEKKLSTSIVVLCKGFPSEFVNYLNFCRQMHFDQRPDYCHLRKLFRNLFHRLGFTYDYVFDWNLLKFGGPRNPQAIQQAQDGADGQAGHDAVAAAAAVAAAAAASSHQQQHKVNAALGGGGGSAAQQQLQGGQALAMLGGNGGGNGSQLIGGNGLNMDDSMAATNSSRPPYDTPERRPSIRMRQGGGGGGGGVGVGGMQGGGGGVGNAK, encoded by the coding sequence ATGGAGCTGCGCGTGGGTAACAAATACCGCCTGGGCCGCAAGATCGGGTCGGGATCGTTCGGCGACATCTACCTGGGCACCACGATCAACACCGGCGAGGAGGTGGCCATCAAGCTGGAGTGCATCCGCACCAAGCACCCCCAGCTGCACATCGAGTCCAAGTTCTACAAGACGATGCAGGGCGGCATAGGCATACCCCGCATAATATGGTGCGGCAGCGAGGGCGACTACAATGTGATGGTGATGGAGCTGCTCGGACCCTCGCTGGAGGACCTCTTCAACTTTTGCTCGCGCCGCTTCTCGCTGAAGACGGTTTTGCTGCTGGCGGACCAGATGATCTCCCGCATCGACTACATCCACTCGCGGGACTTTATCCACCGCGACATCAAGCCGGATAACTTTCTCATGGGTCTGGGCAAGAAGGGCAACCTGGTGTACATCATTGACTTCGGCCTGGCCAAGAAATTCCGGGACGCTCGCTCACTGAAGCACATTCCGTATCGGGAAAACAAGAACCTCACGGGCACCGCCCGCTATGCCTCCATCAACACACACTTGGGCATTGAACAGTCGCGTCGCGATGACCTGGAATCGCTGGGCTATGTGCTCATGTACTTCAACCTGGGTGCCCTGCCCTGGCAGGGATTGAAGGCGGCCAACAAGAGGCAAAAGTACGAGAGGATCTCGGAGAAGAAGCTGTCCACCTCGATTGTCGTGCTCTGCAAGGGCTTCCCCAGCGAGTTTGTCAACTATCTGAACTTCTGTCGCCAGATGCATTTTGACCAGCGTCCCGACTACTGCCACCTGCGCAAGCTCTTCCGGAACCTGTTCCACCGCCTGGGCTTCACTTATGACTACGTGTTTGACTGGAATCTGCTGAAGTTCGGCGGTCCCCGCAATCCCCAGGCCATTCAGCAGGCACAGGATGGAGCGGACGGCCAGGCGGGACACGATGCGGTGGCCGCAGCAGCGGCggtggcagcagcagcagccgcctcctcccatcagcagcagcacaaGGTCAACGCGGCCCTTGGCGGCGGAGGAGGCAGTGCAGCGCAACAGCAACTGCAGGGCGGCCAAGCGCTGGCGATGCTGGGCGGCAACGGAGGCGGAAACGGCAGCCAGCTGATCGGCGGCAACGGACTCAACATGGACGACTCGATGGCGGCCACCAACTCCTCGAGACCGCCTTACGACACGCCGGAGCGCCGGCCCTCGATACGGATGCGCCAGGGAGGCGGAGGAGGCGGCGGCGGAGTCGGCGTGGGCGGCATGCAGGGCGGAGGCGGTGGCGTGGGGAACgccaaataa
- the LOC119556750 gene encoding transcription factor SOX-10, with amino-acid sequence MSESASSNCSKDRAKPVETLVLANYALKAEQKKAQGQGGRKEDERITTAVMKVLEGYDWNLVQASAKAPTDRKKEHIKRPMNAFMVWAQAARRVMSKQYPHLQNSELSKSLGKLWKNLKDSDKKPFMEFAEKLRMTHKQEHPDYKYQPRRKKARIVPSQQAGEGGSGSPGPEMTLSANPGHSGKPRSSNSNGQRRTGKSNAVGLGNCPSTLSNSNMGTGSSSSDVFSNEAFMKSLNSACAASLMEQGLIEAGMDSPCSTTSSLSSLTPPATPYSGASSGAKSSAAAAGNNPSLLLRQLSEPVGNAGHDYGVLLEAGREYVALGEVNYQGQAAAVGGGQEMDFLENINGYVGGYAGSRVNYPGYSYPANGGQFEEQQASQASGALNYKPTAAAAATDIDPKEIDQYLMDQMLPMTQHHHAHHHPLHHHPHPQPHPPLHHSPPLNSSASLSSACSSASSQQPVVEYYDHLGYSPAASGQQTPNFGPQQPYATASLTRTLGDPAPQQQELQSQQQEQQHQNPSQHHLWGTYTYVNP; translated from the exons ATGAGCGAAAGTGCCAGCTCCAATTGTTCCAAGGATCGTGCAAAGCCGGTGGAAACCCTCGTCCTCGCCAACTATGCCTTGAAAGCCGAACAGAAAAAGGCCCAAGGACAAGGTGGCAGAAAGGAGGACGAACGCATCACCACTGCGGTGATGAAGGTCCTCGAGGGCTACGACTGGAACCTAGTTCAGGCATCGGCCAA GGCGCCCACGGACCGCAAGAAGGAGCACATCAAGCGCCCCATGAACGCCTTTATGGTCTGGGCCCAGGCAGCTCGACGGGTCATGTCCAAACAGTATCCTCATCTGCAGAACTCGGAGCTAAGCAAATCGCTGGGCAAGCTGTGGAA AAATCTGAAGGATAGCGACAAGAAGCCCTTTATGGAGTTCGCCGAGAAGCTTCGAATGACGCACAAGCAGGAGCACCCGGACTACAAGTACCAGCCCAGGCGCAAAAAGGCGCGCATAGTGCCCAGCCAGCAGGCCGGAGAGGGGGGATCGGGATCCCCGGGCCCAGAAATGACTTTGTCCGCCAATCCGGGACACTCCGGGAAGCCGAGGAGCAGCAACTCAAATGGCCAGAGGCGGACTGGAAAATCAAATGCAGTTGGCCTGGGAAACTGCCCCTCGACCCTCTCGAATTCTAATATGGGCACGGGCTCCTCCTCGTCGGATGTCTTCAGTAATGAGGCCTTCATGAAATCCCTGAACAGTGCCTGTGCGGCCAGTTTGATGGAGCAGGGTCTCATCGAGGCTGGAATGGATTCGCCCTGCTCCACCACCAGCTCGCTGTCCTCCCTGACGCCCCCGGCCACGCCCTACAGTGGAGCCTCCTCGGGAGCGAAATCctccgcagcagcagctgggAATAACCCCAGTCTTTTGCTGCGGCAACTAAGTGAGCCGGTTGGAAACGCTGGTCATGATTATGGAGTGCTGCTCGAGGCTGGCCGGGAATACGTGGCCCTGGGTGAGGTCAATTACCAGGGGCAGGCGGCGGCGGTGGGCGGGGGTCAGGAAATGGACTTCCTGGAGAACATCAACGGGTATGTGGGCGGCTATGCGGGCAGTCGGGTGAACTACCCCGGCTACTCGTACCCCGCAAACGGGGGGCAGTTCGAGGAGCAGCAGGCGTCACAGGCCAGTGGAGCCTTAAATTACAAGCCAACAGCAGCGGCGGCAGCCACCGACATCGATCCCAAGGAAATTGACCAGTATCTCATGGATCAAATGCTGCCCATGACGCAGCACCACCATGCGCACCATCACCCGCTGCACCACCACCCCCATCCACAGCCCCACCCACCACTGCACCACTCGCCGCCTCTGAACTCCTCCGCCTCGCTCTCCTCGGCCTGCTCCAGTGCCAGCTCGCAGCAACCGGTGGTGGAGTACTACGACCACTTGGGGTACTCCCCGGCAGCCTCCGGCCAGCAGACCCCGAACTTTGGCCCCCAGCAACCGTATGCCACTGCCTCCCTGACCCGCACTCTGGGTGACCCCGCTCCACAGCAGCAGGAGCTGCAGTcccagcagcaggagcagcagcaccagAATCCATCGCAGCATCATCTGTGGGGCACTTACACTTATGTCAATCCCTAA